A part of Tardiphaga sp. vice304 genomic DNA contains:
- a CDS encoding alpha/beta fold hydrolase, producing the protein MNKWKVAASLAVVAIGGYFCFSKLAIRHESLELHDQVRNRDVMVDVAVRRDAEIKADAGYSTLPVAVISQGNTVKNTEYSFIANALAARGYLVLSIQHDLPSDAPLVTVKGALYAGRLQIYERGEANIDFVLGEMEKRQPHADYGDLTLLGHSNGGDISMYYAKQHASRVKQVVTLDNLRVPFVTDARLKILSFRSHDNVFKADPGVVPDEEAAKAAGIDIVQTDARHTDMSDRGPDLVKESIEATLDRFLSDNSSSDLTSAVTRRLAVFDPQTMVP; encoded by the coding sequence GTGAACAAGTGGAAAGTCGCGGCATCGTTGGCCGTTGTCGCGATCGGCGGATATTTTTGTTTCAGCAAATTAGCCATTCGCCATGAATCGCTGGAGTTGCATGATCAAGTGCGAAACCGCGACGTCATGGTGGATGTGGCCGTCCGCCGCGACGCCGAAATCAAGGCTGACGCCGGCTACTCGACGCTGCCTGTCGCGGTGATCAGCCAAGGCAATACTGTCAAGAACACCGAATATTCCTTCATCGCGAACGCGCTGGCGGCCCGGGGGTATCTCGTGCTCAGCATCCAGCACGACCTGCCGAGCGATGCCCCCTTGGTCACCGTGAAGGGCGCGTTATATGCGGGGCGGCTGCAGATCTACGAGCGGGGCGAGGCCAACATCGACTTCGTGCTCGGCGAAATGGAAAAACGGCAGCCCCACGCGGACTACGGCGACCTTACATTGTTGGGCCATTCGAATGGCGGCGACATCTCGATGTACTACGCGAAGCAGCACGCCTCGCGGGTGAAACAAGTCGTTACCTTGGACAACCTTCGTGTTCCGTTCGTGACGGACGCCCGCCTCAAGATCCTGTCCTTCCGGTCGCACGACAACGTCTTCAAGGCGGATCCCGGCGTGGTCCCGGACGAGGAGGCGGCGAAAGCCGCCGGAATCGACATCGTCCAGACCGATGCTCGGCACACCGACATGAGCGACCGGGGTCCCGATCTTGTGAAAGAGTCGATCGAGGCGACGCTGGACCGCTTTCTCAGCGACAATTCATCGAGCGACCTTACATCGGCGGTTACGCGAAGATTGGCCGTGTTCGACCCTCAAACGATGGTGCCTTGA
- a CDS encoding purine-cytosine permease family protein, giving the protein MATISKTSSNEALTPLETSSRIFAWNTHASLWFSLGVGLLVVQIGAYLVPAVGTHDAAMAVVLGSLIGGGLLAWTASLGCDSGLSSAGLMHRTYGSMFARLPVMLNIAQLIGWTTFELVIMREGTAAIGKQSLGLSLDDPPGMVLTTLLWGGVLTALMAGSMVTLVRRFVSRFGLPLVIASLLWLTWQFGSKLHAQGFDVFWARPGNGSMGLMSAMDLVIAMPVSWLPLVADYARYGRSRRGTFGGTWLGYAMANIWCYTLGVMVVSVAEPGTHLVGALLLAQGGLIALGLILIDELDNAYGDVYSGSVSAHSLKPAWSIRRWGLLLAVLCTGLALVLPIHSLEPFLLMLSSVFVPLYGVILGRLGSGKPEFELSSRKVDITAALLWLAGIALYHTLTKWAPQWGSALPTLALTFVLAWLTRPGKPWAFSDGNNCSNGPGHQPAEWLTR; this is encoded by the coding sequence GTTCAGCCTTGGCGTTGGCTTGCTGGTGGTGCAAATTGGTGCCTATCTTGTTCCTGCGGTCGGCACACACGACGCCGCGATGGCCGTTGTGCTGGGCTCCCTGATCGGTGGGGGTCTGCTGGCTTGGACCGCCAGCTTGGGCTGCGACAGCGGTCTGTCGAGTGCAGGATTGATGCACCGCACCTACGGCAGCATGTTTGCACGGCTGCCTGTGATGCTCAATATCGCGCAGCTGATTGGCTGGACCACATTTGAGCTGGTAATCATGCGCGAGGGCACTGCGGCCATTGGCAAGCAAAGCCTGGGCCTATCGCTCGACGATCCACCAGGCATGGTGCTGACCACATTGCTGTGGGGCGGCGTGCTGACGGCGCTGATGGCCGGCTCGATGGTCACACTGGTACGCCGCTTTGTGAGCCGCTTTGGTCTGCCGCTGGTGATTGCGTCGCTGCTGTGGCTGACGTGGCAATTTGGCTCGAAGTTGCATGCTCAAGGGTTTGATGTGTTTTGGGCTCGCCCGGGCAATGGCAGCATGGGCCTAATGTCGGCGATGGATCTAGTGATTGCCATGCCGGTGTCTTGGCTGCCACTGGTGGCCGACTATGCCCGCTATGGCCGCAGTCGCCGCGGCACTTTTGGCGGAACTTGGTTGGGTTATGCGATGGCCAACATTTGGTGCTACACTTTAGGTGTGATGGTTGTGAGCGTAGCCGAGCCCGGCACCCATCTCGTCGGCGCCCTGCTGCTTGCACAAGGCGGCCTAATTGCCCTTGGCTTGATCCTGATCGACGAGTTGGACAACGCCTATGGCGATGTGTATTCGGGTTCGGTGTCTGCGCACAGCCTTAAGCCCGCTTGGAGCATCCGCCGCTGGGGTCTGCTGCTGGCCGTGCTGTGTACGGGTCTGGCACTGGTACTTCCCATACACAGCCTCGAGCCCTTTTTGCTCATGTTGAGCTCTGTTTTTGTGCCCCTGTATGGCGTGATACTAGGCCGGCTCGGCTCGGGGAAACCCGAGTTTGAGCTTTCATCGCGCAAAGTAGACATCACGGCCGCACTGCTGTGGCTCGCCGGGATTGCGCTCTACCATACGCTCACCAAATGGGCGCCCCAGTGGGGCTCAGCCCTGCCCACGCTGGCGTTAACGTTTGTTCTGGCTTGGTTGACTCGCCCCGGAAAGCCCTGGGCCTTTAGCGACGGCAACAACTGTTCAAACGGCCCGGGCCACCAACCAGCAGAATGGCTGACTCGCTGA